Below is a genomic region from Vibrio mimicus.
AACCGTTTGTCGATTGGAGCGGAAACTGCGGCAATCTTTCCGCTGCGGTGGGGCCGTTTGCAATCCATGCTGGGCTGATTCCTGCTGAGCGTATTCCGCACAATGGTGTGGTGGCGGTGAAAGTGTGGCAAGTCAACATCAGCAAAACCATTGTGGTGCATGTGCCGATAGTCAATGGCGCAGTGCAGGAGTGCGGTGAGTTTGAACTCGATGGCGTGACCTTTGCGGCGGCCGAAGTGCAGGTGGATTTTGTGGATCCTGCTGATGACAGCGGCGCTATGTTCCCAACTGGTAACGTGATGGATGATTTGCAAGTGCCGGGTGTCGGTACGTTCAATGCAACTTTCATCAACTCGGGTATTCCAACCATTTTTGTCGATGCTGAAGCGCTTGGCTATCAAGGTACTGAGCTGCAAGATGCGATCAACAGTGATCCACAAGCCTTGGCGAAGTTTGAAACGCTGCGCGCTTATGGCGCACTGAAAATGGGGCTGATTGAGTGCATTGAAGAAGCGCAAAACCGTCAGCACGCGCCAAAAATTGCTTTTGTCAGTGGCGCGAAAAGTTACCTCGCTTCAAGCGGTAAGCCAGTCGATGCCGATTCGGTGGATCTACTGGTGCGCGCGCTCTCGATGGGCAAACTGCATCACGCCATGATGGGCACCGCCGCCGTGGCGATTGCTTCTGCAGCAGCAGTACCGGGTACGCTGGTCAATTTGGCTGCCGGGGGCGGCGAGCGTACGTCAGTCACCTTTGGGCATCCCTCCGGCACCTTAAAAGTCGGAGCCAAAGCCAAGCAAGGTGAACAAGGCTGGCAAATAGAGCGCGCGATCATGAGTCGCAGCGCCAGAATTCTAATGGAAGGATGGGTACGCGTTCCCGCAAATTACGCTGCCCTCAGTGAGAGCAAGGAGTAATGCGATGTCTGCCTATCAAGAACAATATCAGTGGGCGAAAGAGCAGCCCGAAGCCTTCTGGCGTAAACAAGCGCAGCAGATCGACTGGTTTCAACCGCCGCAAACCATTTTGGCCAATGACGAACATGGTATCGAACGTTGGTTTCCCGATGGTGTACTCAATACCTGTTGGTTAGCACTCGACTATCATTGTGAACAAGGACGTGGTGATCACACGGCGCTGATTTATGATTCGCCCGTGACGGGTAAAAAGCAGCGCTATAGTTATTCAGCATTGCGTGACAGTGTCGCGAAAATTGCTGGTATGCTGGCTGCGCAGGGGGTGAGCAAGGGTGATCGCGTGATCATCTATATGCCGATGATCCCAGAAGCGGCGATGGCGATGCTGGCTTGTGCGCGTTTGGGGGCTATTCACTCGGTCGTGTTTGGCGGTTTTGCGCCCAATGAACTGGCGGTGCGGATTGAAGATGCGGAGCCGAAAGTGATCATGACCGCCTCGTGTGGCGTGGAAATCAATAAGGTGATTCCCTACAAGCCCATGGTCGACAAAGCCATTATGGATAGCCGCTGGAAACCTGAAAAAGTCTTGGTTTATCAGCGCAGCGAATGCCGCGCCGAGCTCACTCATGCGCGCGATTTGGAGTGGAACACGGTCGTACAATCGGCCACGCCACACGGTTGTGTGCCTGTGCTCGCCACCGAACCGCTGTATATCCTTTACACCTCAGGCACCACAGGCAAACCGAAAGGCGTGGTGCGCGATAATGGCGGCCACGCGGTTGCGCTCAAGTATTCAATGCAGATTATCTACAACATGCCGCAAGACGGGGTGTTTTGGGCGGCTTCGGATGTGGGCTGGGTAGTTGGCCACTCCTACATCGTGTATGCGCCGCTGATCCATGGTTGCACCACCATTTTGTATGAAGGCAAACCGGTACGTACACCTGATCCCGGCGCGTTTTGGCGAGTGTGTCAGGAGTACCAAGTGACTGCGCTTTTTTCTGCACCGACCGCGTTTCGTGCCATCAAAAAAGAAGATCCAAATGGCGATTATTTAAAACAGTACGATTTGTCGGCGTTAACCACCATTTTTATGGCCGGAGAGCGGCTTGACCCGCCGACCTTGGAATGGGTACAAAGCAAAACAGGCAAGCCAGTGATTGATCACTGGTGGCAAACAGAAACGGGGTGGGCGATTGCTGGAAACCCAACGGGTCTTGAATCTATGCCCATCAAAGCGGGCTCGGCAACCAAACCGATCCCCGGTTATCAGGTGGAGATTCTTAATGAGCTTGGCGAAAACATGCCCGCCAATCAGCAAGGCTTTGTTGCACTGAAAAGGCCACTACCACCAAGCTGCTTACCTACCGTGTGGCGCAACCATGACCGTTTTGAGTCGGGCTATTTGGCACAATTTCCTGGTTACTATGTGTCGGGCGATGGTGGCTATCTCGATGAAGAAGGGTATCTCTTCATCATGGGTCGTATTGACGATGTGATAAACGTTGCGGGGCATCGACTATCGACAGGAGAGATGGAAGAGATTGTCGGCGCGCATCCGGCTGTCGCGGAATGTGCGGTGATTGGCGTCCACGACGAGCTGAAAGGGCAGTTGCCACTTGGGTTAGTGGTGCTCAAAGATGGAGTGAAGATTGATGCGCAAACGCTGGAGCAAGAGCTGGTTGCCAGTGTGCGCAATCAAATTGGTGCGGTGGCTTGCTTTAAGCATGCCATAGTGGTCGAACGCTTACCGAAGACGCGATCCGGCAAAATTTTACGGCGTATCATCCGCCAAATCGCCGATGGTGAGAGTTACACCATTCCATCTACGATTGACGATCCCATGAGCCTCAATGAGTTGGAAAACCTATTTCAGCACTGATTCTAAGACTAATGCTAAAAAGTGCCCTTTGGGGCACTTTTCTGCGCTCTATCTCATCTGTGTGACATGGGTAACAACCTGATTGCACAAAATCCCTACAGACAAAGCTGATTTTTCTTTGCACTTCCTATACAATTTCGCCCCACTATAAATTGATAAAAATCACAAAATGGCTAACTTCTCACTCTCGGCTGCAAGCGATGCAGACTTAGAGCAACTCAATCAGTTGATGTTTGAGCTGCATGATGAGCACCATCAGCAGTGTCCTGAACATTTCAAAACCGCGGAAGAGATTGAGCAAGAGAAGAGTATCGTTCGCTATCTGGATGATCCTGAATGTTTAGTGTATGTCGCGAGGCAGGGAGAGCTGATAGTTGGGTTTATTACGGGACATTTTTGTGAGCTGGTTTCAACCGTAAGTCAAGCGGTTGCGATGGGCAGTGTCGATGAACTCTATGTGGTTCCGGCATTTCGTGGACAAGGGATTGCCAGTCAGCTATGTCATAAATTAGAGCGCGTCTTCAAAGATTACGGGGTGAAGCAGATGTTTGTTGAAGTCTGGGATTTTAACCAATCCGCCCAAAATTTTTACCAGTGTGCTGGTTTTGTTCAGCATATCCATTGGTTACGTAAGCCGCTTGTTTAAGTCAGTTCGTTTTTTAAAAGGAAACAGTACCTTGTTGGCACATGTTCGCGCACTTTTGTTGGTGTTGGGTTTCACCTTGAGTTTAGGGATCTCTTTTTCGGCGCTGTCCAATCCTGTGCAGGAGAGCGAGTATCGTGGCGCATTATGTCTGATTCGTGGCGATAACAAATTGGTGATGACGAAAGAGGTACTGACCGGAAAGCTTTCACTCCCTGGTGGGACTATCGAATCGGGTGAAGCACCGCAAATGGCGGCTCAGCGTGAAACATGGCAAGAAACGGGTATGGTGGTTTCAGTTGGCCGCCTGCTTGGCAGCACCGCAACCACGTTGGTTTATGAGTGTATTAGCGAATCTCAGATCATCGCCTATTCATACAAAAATGGCTTTAGTGGTTATGAGCTTCCTGTTTGGTTTGCACCTGATTACGGTGTGGAGACCATTTCCGCCATGCTGATCACGCCGAGCCATGTGAATCC
It encodes:
- the prpF gene encoding 2-methylaconitate cis-trans isomerase PrpF, which produces MNETVSQIRIPATYMRGGTSKGVFFRLNDLPIEAQLPGAARDALLLRVIGSPDPYGKQIDGMGGATSSTSKTVIVSASSRTDHDVDYLFGQVAIDKPFVDWSGNCGNLSAAVGPFAIHAGLIPAERIPHNGVVAVKVWQVNISKTIVVHVPIVNGAVQECGEFELDGVTFAAAEVQVDFVDPADDSGAMFPTGNVMDDLQVPGVGTFNATFINSGIPTIFVDAEALGYQGTELQDAINSDPQALAKFETLRAYGALKMGLIECIEEAQNRQHAPKIAFVSGAKSYLASSGKPVDADSVDLLVRALSMGKLHHAMMGTAAVAIASAAAVPGTLVNLAAGGGERTSVTFGHPSGTLKVGAKAKQGEQGWQIERAIMSRSARILMEGWVRVPANYAALSESKE
- a CDS encoding propionyl-CoA synthetase: MSAYQEQYQWAKEQPEAFWRKQAQQIDWFQPPQTILANDEHGIERWFPDGVLNTCWLALDYHCEQGRGDHTALIYDSPVTGKKQRYSYSALRDSVAKIAGMLAAQGVSKGDRVIIYMPMIPEAAMAMLACARLGAIHSVVFGGFAPNELAVRIEDAEPKVIMTASCGVEINKVIPYKPMVDKAIMDSRWKPEKVLVYQRSECRAELTHARDLEWNTVVQSATPHGCVPVLATEPLYILYTSGTTGKPKGVVRDNGGHAVALKYSMQIIYNMPQDGVFWAASDVGWVVGHSYIVYAPLIHGCTTILYEGKPVRTPDPGAFWRVCQEYQVTALFSAPTAFRAIKKEDPNGDYLKQYDLSALTTIFMAGERLDPPTLEWVQSKTGKPVIDHWWQTETGWAIAGNPTGLESMPIKAGSATKPIPGYQVEILNELGENMPANQQGFVALKRPLPPSCLPTVWRNHDRFESGYLAQFPGYYVSGDGGYLDEEGYLFIMGRIDDVINVAGHRLSTGEMEEIVGAHPAVAECAVIGVHDELKGQLPLGLVVLKDGVKIDAQTLEQELVASVRNQIGAVACFKHAIVVERLPKTRSGKILRRIIRQIADGESYTIPSTIDDPMSLNELENLFQH
- a CDS encoding GNAT family N-acetyltransferase → MANFSLSAASDADLEQLNQLMFELHDEHHQQCPEHFKTAEEIEQEKSIVRYLDDPECLVYVARQGELIVGFITGHFCELVSTVSQAVAMGSVDELYVVPAFRGQGIASQLCHKLERVFKDYGVKQMFVEVWDFNQSAQNFYQCAGFVQHIHWLRKPLV